CGGGCTTACCGAGGAGCAGGCCCGCCGGTCGCTGGTGCCGTCCCGCACCACCCTGCTGGGCCTGGTCAAGCATGCGACCTTCGTGGAGAAGGTCTGGTTCGACGAGGCCATCAGCTGCCGTTCGCGCGACGAGATCGGCATCCCCGCCACGCCGGACGAGTCCTTCATCCTGGACGACGCCGACACCATCGCCGACGTCCAGCGGGCACACCGGGAGGCCTGCGCGGCGGCCCGGCGCGCCACGGCCGCGCTCGACCTGGACGACCTGGTGCACGGCAACCGGCGCGGCCCGCTTCCGCTGCGC
This DNA window, taken from Micromonospora sp. FIMYZ51, encodes the following:
- a CDS encoding DinB family protein, translated to MSSPHTTSPEVFAQPLRAQFEAFLDEHRAALTACLDGLTEEQARRSLVPSRTTLLGLVKHATFVEKVWFDEAISCRSRDEIGIPATPDESFILDDADTIADVQRAHREACAAARRATAALDLDDLVHGNRRGPLPLRWVYLHVLRELAQHGGHADILREQILAQ